The Coregonus clupeaformis isolate EN_2021a unplaced genomic scaffold, ASM2061545v1 scaf1138, whole genome shotgun sequence genome includes a region encoding these proteins:
- the LOC121584239 gene encoding tRNA-splicing endonuclease subunit Sen54-like, with amino-acid sequence MAEQNKTSAEVEFGNELLSPSELFEARTRSHKIPVRGQKDFIPTGSDRQRNRLQQSLDEHWNLVSEDRVERLGNLVKAVWIPSDRIVELQSPAGKFWQTMGFSANGKQCLHPEEALYLMECGNLQVFYQDLPLSIQEGYERFLYSKTMSIQHYQVFGHLKRLGYVVNRFDPSSVPSQYERQLNLPDSRDRSGRLPKRKRSHSPTPRHTGTQEGPTSKRMEEKDCNIEEEDKNHDLTAPDIDEILTASHVDPTTSTEGGQGRSWWSKEGSPDPDPELPGQLQSSGSPRWDFSSIPFPDLGSRRWLPSSLTSPDPCLLPGAVGSVGACDVAPWLQRLNLREVRMSRRERERERDRDRYRRDVNQDREVRRCRNWAEYRELQERRIQRSRRDRPAHLWEGPVTPLHDPAQVSSTGELLDKINVIKSTRLLEGASSLKGSEEWRIRFNIYQPDTVAEFKKSTPGKPYSRMCVCSFDGPVPDLWTLKLLAFQSGDIPVTYAVVDHGDISFYSFKDFQIPTDMSF; translated from the exons ATGGCTGAGCAAAACAAAACATCAGCTGAAGTCGAATTCGGCAATGAATTACTAAG CCCATCTGAGCTTTTCGAAGCCCGCACGCGCAGCCACAAGATCCCGGTGCGCGGGCAGAAGGATTTCATTCCCACTGGGTCGGATCGCCAAAGGAATAGGCTTCAGCAGAGTTTGGACGAGCACTGGAATCTAGTATCTGAGGATCGAGTGGAGAGGCT GGGGAACCTGGTGAAGGCTGTGTGGATTCCCAGTGACAGGATAGTGGAGCTGCAGTCACCAGCG GGGAAGTTTTGGCAGACTATGGGGTTTTCTGCCAATGGTAAGCAATGTCTACATCCAGAAGAGGCGCTCTATCTAATGGAGTGT GGAAACCTGCAAGTGTTCTACCAAGACCTGCCACTGTCCATCCAAGAGGGCTATGAGAGATTTCTATACTCAAAGACAATGAGTATACAGCATTACCAG GTTTTTGGCCATTTGAAGCGACTTGGCTATGTGGTGAACAGATTTGATCCCAG TTCTGTGCCATCGCAGTATGAGAGGCAGTTGAACCTGCCCGATTCCCGAGACAGATCAGGAAGACTTCCGAAGAGGAAACGCAGCCACAGCCCCACCCCCAG GCACACAGGAACACAGGAGGGCCCCACTTCTAAGAGAATGGAGGAGAAAGACTGCAACATAGAGGAAGAGGACAAGAATCATGATCTCACAGCCCCAGACATTGATGAAATCCTGACAGCATCACACGTTGACCCCACCACCTCAACCGAGGGTGGCCAGGGCAGGAGCTGGTGGTCAAAGGAAGGCTCCCCAGACCCTGACCCTGAGCTGCCAGGTCAGCTCCAGAGCTCTGGCTCCCCACGCTGGGACTTCAGCTCCATCCCCTTCCCAGACCTGGGCTCTAGACGCTGGCTCCCCAGCAGCCTGACCTCCCCAGACCCCTGCCTGCTGCCCGGGGCTGTGGGGTCAGTGGGGGCTTGCGATGTGGCCCCCTGGCTGCAGAGGCTCAACCTGCGGGAGGTGAGAATGTCCcggcgggagagggagagggagcgggacAGGGACCGGTACCGGAGGGACGTCAACCAGGACAGAGAGGTACGACGTTGCAGGAACTGGGCAGAGTACCGGGAGCTGCAGGAGAGAAGGATTCAACGGAGCCGCAGAGATAGGCCGGCACACCTGTGGGAGGGGCCGGTCACACCCCTACATGACCCTGCACAGGTCTCTTCAACTG GTGAGCTGCTGGATAAAATCAATGTGATCAAATCCACACGGCTGCTGGAGGGAGCATCCAG TTTGAAAGGTTCAGAGGAGTGGAGGATCCGTTTCAACATTTACCAACCCGACACGGTCGCTGAATTCAAGAAGAGCACTCCCGGAAAACCCTATTCTcgcatgtgtgtgtgcag TTTCGATGGTCCAGTGCCTGACTTGTGGACACTGAAATTGCTGGCTTTCCAAAGTGGGGACATCCCGGTCACCTATGCAGTGGTGGACCACGGGGACATCTCCTTCTACTCCTTCAAGGATTTCCAGATACCCACAGACATGTCCTTCTGA